AGACAAACTTTCGCTTCATTACAAAACCCGTATCGGCGAGAAGGTTCATGCGGTTGATGGTGTTTCATTTGCCCTTGATTCCGGACGGGTCCTGGGTGTAGCCGGCGAATCGGGGTGCGGGAAATCGACTCTGGTGAACGGTATTATGGGACTGTTCCTTCCTCCGCTCTATTATTCATCGGGAGCGGTTTCCATCGATGGTATCAACATTATCGGGATGGAGCCTGAGCGCCTTCGAAAAGATATTCTTGGCAAACGCATTTCGATAATCCCTCAGGGTGCACTGAATTCTCTTAATGCCACCCGTAAAATAAAGAATTTTGCCTGTGATGTCATGCGGTGCCATGAACCGGACCTGGACAAACCGTCAATAATCAAACGCTTGACCGAACGGTTCGAAGCGATCGGGCTGGACAAACGGGTTTTGGACGCCTATCCCCTGGAGCTGTCGGGCGGGATGAAACAGCGGGTTGTGATCGGTATATCCACAATCATGAATCCCCGGGTGGTGATTGCCGATGAACCATCGTCGGCACTTGATGTTTCCACACAAAAAGCGGTAATCACCCTTCTTCTCGACCTTATGCGACAGGATATTATCGGCAGCATGATATTTATCACCCATGAGCTTCCGTTGCTCTATCATATCGCCAATGATATCGCGATAATGTATGCCGGAGAATTTGTGGAAACCGGTACGCGTGACCAGATAATCCACGATCCCCGCCACCCCTACACTCGTGCACTGATGGATTCGATGCTCTTGGCCGAGGAAGGGTCACGGGAGAAAAAGCCGACAGCGCTCCCCGGTGCGCCGCCCAATCTCAAGAAAAAAATGGAGGGATGCCGTTTCGCTCCCCGGTGCCCTGTGGCAAACAAAGCAACCTGCCCGATGAACCGTCAGGAAATGAAAACAGTGGCCGATCGCCTTGTGAGGTGCGAATATGCAAAATAGCAACCATTTGATGACTGCTCGTGATGTGAGCTGTATATTCGGCCATGGGAAAAATGCAGTCGCTGCAGTCGACAATGTTTCTTTTC
This genomic stretch from Chitinivibrionales bacterium harbors:
- a CDS encoding ATP-binding cassette domain-containing protein, which codes for MPLLETDKLSLHYKTRIGEKVHAVDGVSFALDSGRVLGVAGESGCGKSTLVNGIMGLFLPPLYYSSGAVSIDGINIIGMEPERLRKDILGKRISIIPQGALNSLNATRKIKNFACDVMRCHEPDLDKPSIIKRLTERFEAIGLDKRVLDAYPLELSGGMKQRVVIGISTIMNPRVVIADEPSSALDVSTQKAVITLLLDLMRQDIIGSMIFITHELPLLYHIANDIAIMYAGEFVETGTRDQIIHDPRHPYTRALMDSMLLAEEGSREKKPTALPGAPPNLKKKMEGCRFAPRCPVANKATCPMNRQEMKTVADRLVRCEYAK